The window GTTTTGAAGAAGTTAGGGCTTTTGGATTTCGCCCGAATTGAATTCGATAGGACTGTTAGGGTTGACTTAATTGCGGAGCTGATCGCGAATTACAACCATAAATCGCGGAGTAGCTGCGTTAATGGGTGGAGTGTGAAGGTGAATCGGGCGGATTTGGCGCGGGCGCTGCGGCTGAAGAGGGATAAGGGGAATGTGGaggtggatttggatggggaggaTTGGGGAGCTGATGCGGTGGGGTTTGTGGTGGGGTTTGTGGAGGATTGGTTGCTTTTGCACGAGGATATGTGGATGATGCCGAACGAAGTGATGAATTGGATGAAATCGATTCGGGATGGGCATCCGGAGAAGGTGGATTGGGCGGGGATGCTTTGGTTTATGGTGGAGAAGGAGCTGAGGCAAGGGGGTGGGTTGAGGGATTGTTTCTACGCGTCGCATCTGCAGTACTTGATTAGGCATCAGCGCCCGGAGGTTTTCTTGGTGGAGGATCCCGGGAATGGTGAAGGGGATTCGGTTGCGGAGGTTATGGTTGtggatgatggggatgatgagGTGGCTGTGAAGGAGAGTGATGTTGTTGAGAGCGTCGGGGATGGGAGGGATGATGAGGTGACTGTGAAGGAGAGTGATGTTGTTGAGAGCGTCGGGGATGGGAGGGATGATGAGGTGGCTGTGAAGGAGAGTGATGTTGTTGAGAGCGTCAGGGATGGGAGGGATGATTCGGTCGTGGAAGGGCCGAGCACTAAGCTGACGCTTGGACAGGATAGTGAgaaagaggaggaggaagaagaagtgAAGGAGGTTGAAATGATGGATGCTGAGAAATACGAGGAAAGTGATGCGGAGGAGGGAGGGGATAAGCATGAGCACGAACATGAGCATGAACACGAGCACGGACATGAGCATGAGCATGAGCATGAGCACGTGCACGAACATGAGCAAGAGCATGAACAAGAGCAAGAGCAGAGGGAGTGGCTGTTGGATGGGAAGAACGATCGGGGGGAGCTTTTCTTGCAGCGCTGTACTGCAGAAAACGAAAGCACTGAGGAATTTGGTGGTTTTGGGGGTAGGAAAgacgaggaagaagaagaagagatggATGGGGAGGAAgacgaggaagaagaagaggaagaagacatGGATGGCGACGAAGAAGGGGATGATTTTCATCATGTTTTCAACAGTGATTCTCTGGATGGGGACGGGTTTACTGGGAATTTCATTCAAGGAATCGAGTCGAACCAGATTGGCTTCACTTCGCTGGAGCAACACCTTCCTAATGCATCCACAGTGGGTGTTAGGGCTGATGTGCAGCAGCATATAGCCTCCGCGCCGTCGTTCTTCAACAACTCGGGAAAGAGGGTGATCGAGCACGACTACGACCACGGTGTCAACGACATCAGCAAGCGATTGAGGATCAACGAGCCAGCAGATTTCGGAATGTGCATGGAGCAAATCCAGCAAATGGCCCAGAGAGCTCGGATGCTGTACGAGGAACGGGAACAGGCTGCAGAGCAGTCGGGGATGAACCAACAGATCCTGATGAACGAGTTACAGAAACGGGATGCTATGATTGAACATCTTCACAAGGTCAGAGTGGACGAGATGCAGAAAAAGGATTTTGAAATCAATCGCCTTGAACGCGAGCTGTACCTGATAGGGAGCGTGCTGAGCGGTTACAGGAAGGCGTTGAAGGAAGTCAAGAAGTCGTTTGCAGAATACAAGGAACGGGCGCAGCTTCCTGAGGAGTCGACTTACAAGGACGCTGGGCCCGGGGGTCTGATGCTGACTGCCGCGGAGATGGAGAGGCAGCGCAAGAAAAGGGAGGAGGAATTCAGGGTGAACTGCTTGATCGTTGAACAGAAGGCGAGGGAAGTGGAAGAGGAATACAGCGCCCGGTTTGATGGATTTGTCGACAGGATCAATCTTTTCGATAGGAGGTTGATCAGTCTCGAGGAAGATGCTAAAGAGCTCGTTGCTTCCTATTCTTCGAAGAAAAAAATCCCAGAAGCCGAGGAGGGAGAGCACGAAGCTCCTGAAACTCAACTACCCGCGGAGGAACCTAAGGAAGCTGTTGCAGTGGCGGAGCCTGAGGAAGCTGTTGCGGTGGCAGAAGAAGTTCCCAGGCCTCCTCAAGAGACGGAGGCGGACGAAGAAATGGCTGAAGCTGAAGACGATATAGCAATTCCACAAAGTGAAGAAgggaaagatgaaaaaattgttgaagctGCAGAAGAAACTCTACCAATTGAGTGATTGTTATTCCTCACTTTTGATCTAGGAGAAGTTTAGGACTACTTGTTGGTTTAACTTTTTAATGTGAACATTTCTTCTAGGATGTGTTATGTTTTGGAGTTTAATCGAAAATTATGATcagttttatagtattatgtCTGTTTCAATTGggtgaaaattttgattcatactatttcaaaattcagGCTAAAAAAAGTCACTAAGAATAgtaaaaagagtaaaatgaATAGTAGTACAAAAAACAAAGtcttcatttgtttttatgttcATAAACTTGCATCACATTTCAATTTGTGCTTATCAGATTTTAAATCCATGTGCTAATTATTGAACTATTGATTCAATGTTAGTACTCACTAAGTCttacattccaccaacttattccattcacatttttattataaatgtataaataggATCCACAGtccattaatttattcaatctacttttctatatatttcttaaatccgTGCTCACACAAAATAGgattcttattgtgggacgaagggagtattttaaaacggcacaagttttaatgcacaattggtaaagtaagtgagaagaatttgtaaagtaagagagtaagagaaaaatagtagtaaaagtaGAGTTAGTAGATTATGGAGTCCAtgttctaaaatagaaaaattctaaagtttctatttttaaggaacgacccaaaatggaaatagttgttatttttaaaaaatgaagggagtattatttaaatttatattataatccgcattatttcaaccactagatcttccCAATTTAACAGGTAggaattggtctcaattttggattactaattactccctccgtccccgattaagagtcacacttttccatttcggtccgtccccaattaagaatCACACTTTATATTTTCGGGGTGACGAGGAAACAATTGAGAGCTTCAAGAATGAGATTCAAGAAGAGGGTCTCACCAGCAGTAATTTGATTCTGCGTCTCATAAGTCCCTAATAActtccatttaattttttgttttggttttaggTGGTTTCATATTGATCATCTGCTCCTTATATCTCAAGGTGTTTTATTCCACTTTACTTTCTTTTGcccttcatttcaaatttattgtgttttaatctaattataaaattattaaataggagtactaccttcccttcgtcccaagtAATCTCAATGAGTCGTATTTCATTTCGGATTGTGCCCATGCAAGTGACGATATATACTTTAAACCAAGATACGATGATGGGGACGGGTTTACGGGGAATTTCATTCAAGGAATCGAGTCGAACCAGATTGGCTTCACTTCGCTGGAACAATTGAGTGAAGCTGCAGAAGAAACTCTACCAATTGAGTGACTGCTATTCCTCACCTTTGATCTAGGAGAAGTTTAGGACTACTTGTTGGTTTAACTTTTTAATGAGAACATTTCTTCTAGGATGTGTTATGGTTTGGAATTTAATCGAAAATTATGATCAATTTGATATTATGTCTGTTTGAATTGGGTGGAAATTTTGACTCATACCAACTTCAAAATTCAGGCTAAAAAGCCACCTAagaatagtaaaaagtaaaatggatAACAAAGTCTTCATTTGTTTGTATATGCATGAAGTTgcatctcattttaatttttgcttaccagatttaaaattcatgttttaattaCTGAACTATTATttgatactagtataattttacaattaagatttcaacaaatattaaaaatgacataACTTGATGTAGTTCTGGCGAGTATATCTCGTTGTAGTTTTGGTGAGTATATCTCGTTCAACTAAACCACGTTAGTTAATCAGCAAGTCACTCCCACGTTAGTATCCGTCGAAAATCTCTAACGATTGCGAaatcatatcaaattaatactccttccgtcctagCCTAAATGAggcgtttcatttttagactCGGACGAATGTAGTACTTCGCATCATTAGTAaacacattttaaattttccgaagtttcaaaatttacaaacaAATTACTCAACGAAGAAGGGTAGAAAATGGCCATTAATAAAGAGATCCCTAATtgataattaaagaaaatggcCATTAATAAAGAGGTCCCAAATCGATAATTAcagtcaaaatataaatatctacAAATGTAATtgctactttttctttttcttgaaaagaACAAACATGTTAAATAATGCACAGATCAGATCAGACATAGGGAATTACAAATAAcagaaacaaagaaaagaaaagggacCATAATCTGACATCCAATGACCACTAAATCTGACAACAAATAATACACACATTATACATACACCAATTAATCATCTACAACAAACTGACATGCTTCtgaagaataaaatttgatgattggctgataatccaaaaaaataaaatgaaattaaatcaa is drawn from Salvia hispanica cultivar TCC Black 2014 chromosome 6, UniMelb_Shisp_WGS_1.0, whole genome shotgun sequence and contains these coding sequences:
- the LOC125194460 gene encoding probable serine/threonine-protein kinase kinX — encoded protein: MSDRSPSPPQQNPLQSDAVSGEEETPIQPDPAVSVRDPTEDHSAGEEEDDDEEGEEADSSMDLRIEPPIADLHVSAALASPAARRGSFKRKKGKAKGKGKPNARRLQVINEKLQNLRSNLRPVPFIPSKIIDFGVHDRVLKKLGLLDFARIEFDRTVRVDLIAELIANYNHKSRSSCVNGWSVKVNRADLARALRLKRDKGNVEVDLDGEDWGADAVGFVVGFVEDWLLLHEDMWMMPNEVMNWMKSIRDGHPEKVDWAGMLWFMVEKELRQGGGLRDCFYASHLQYLIRHQRPEVFLVEDPGNGEGDSVAEVMVVDDGDDEVAVKESDVVESVGDGRDDEVTVKESDVVESVGDGRDDEVAVKESDVVESVRDGRDDSVVEGPSTKLTLGQDSEKEEEEEEVKEVEMMDAEKYEESDAEEGGDKHEHEHEHEHEHGHEHEHEHEHVHEHEQEHEQEQEQREWLLDGKNDRGELFLQRCTAENESTEEFGGFGGRKDEEEEEEMDGEEDEEEEEEEDMDGDEEGDDFHHVFNSDSLDGDGFTGNFIQGIESNQIGFTSLEQHLPNASTVGVRADVQQHIASAPSFFNNSGKRVIEHDYDHGVNDISKRLRINEPADFGMCMEQIQQMAQRARMLYEEREQAAEQSGMNQQILMNELQKRDAMIEHLHKVRVDEMQKKDFEINRLERELYLIGSVLSGYRKALKEVKKSFAEYKERAQLPEESTYKDAGPGGLMLTAAEMERQRKKREEEFRVNCLIVEQKAREVEEEYSARFDGFVDRINLFDRRLISLEEDAKELVASYSSKKKIPEAEEGEHEAPETQLPAEEPKEAVAVAEPEEAVAVAEEVPRPPQETEADEEMAEAEDDIAIPQSEEGKDEKIVEAAEETLPIE